A part of Rhodamnia argentea isolate NSW1041297 chromosome 8, ASM2092103v1, whole genome shotgun sequence genomic DNA contains:
- the LOC115726158 gene encoding uncharacterized protein LOC115726158 has translation MAPFEALYGKACRTPICWDEVGERSIMGPELLEQSVEAVKVVKERLKTARSRRKSYADKRRRPLEFQEEDHVFLKVSPMRRLSRFGKKGKLSPRYVGPFEILERIGTLAYRLALLPSLSQVHNVFHVSMLRKYEPDPTHVLDHKVVEVDDRVSYVERSIRIEDKKEQVLRNKTIPLVKVMREHHGVEGATWESEEAMRRQHPHLFE, from the coding sequence atggcaccatttgaagcattgtatggTAAAGCATGTAGGACCCCAATATGTTGGGAcgaagttggtgaaagaagtataATGGGTCCAGAGTTACTCGAACAGTCGGTCGAGGCGGTGAAGGTCGTCAAGGAAAGGTTGAAAACAGCCCGGAGTCGTCGGAAAAGCTATGCGGATAAGCGACGGAGGCCTTTGGAATTTCAAGAAGAGGATCACGTATTCCTCAAGGTGTCGCCGATGCGACGACtatctcgatttgggaagaaaggaaagctaagccCAAGGTACGTAGGCCCTTTCGAGATATTGGAACGAATTGGGACTCTAGCATATAGACTTGCCTTGCTACCAAGTCTGTCGCAGGTTCACAACGTATTTCACGtgtcaatgttgaggaagtatgaaCCAGATCCGACCCATGTATTGGACCACAAGGTCGTTGAAGTGGATGACAGAGTGTCGTACGTAGAAAGGTCGATAAGGATTGAAGACAAGAAAGAGCAGGTGCttaggaacaagacaattccactaGTTAAAGTGATGCGGGAACACCATGGGGTTGAAGGAGCCACTTGGGAAAGCGAGGAAGCGATGAGACGCCaacacccccatttgtttgaatag